A region from the Spirochaeta thermophila DSM 6192 genome encodes:
- the rplS gene encoding 50S ribosomal protein L19 yields the protein MNELQAIEARQMVDDRDNFNVGDTVRVHFRIDEGQNERIQVFEGIVIAKKHGGLRETFIVRKISYGVGVERILPLHSPRIQKIEVVRRGKVRRAKLYFLRDRIGKRATRVKEKLPSKK from the coding sequence ATGAACGAGCTACAGGCGATTGAAGCGAGGCAGATGGTGGACGATCGGGACAACTTCAACGTGGGGGATACGGTACGTGTCCACTTCCGCATCGACGAGGGCCAGAATGAACGGATTCAGGTCTTCGAAGGTATCGTCATCGCGAAAAAGCACGGCGGCCTCAGGGAGACGTTCATCGTGCGTAAGATTTCCTATGGGGTGGGAGTGGAGCGCATCCTTCCCCTCCATTCGCCCCGCATTCAGAAGATCGAAGTGGTGAGGAGAGGAAAGGTCCGACGTGCGAAGCTCTACTTCCTGCGCGATCGCATCGGAAAGCGCGCCACCCGGGTGAAAGAGAAACTTCCCTCGAAGAAGTAG